A window from Lactiplantibacillus pentosus encodes these proteins:
- a CDS encoding ROK family protein, whose product MTMYIGIDIGGTSIKCGLVDGNGHISRKVTRTTATTKSDIMADLVAMVQELQTDGQVAGIGVSMPGVVQSDGFLTTAGAVTAFEQINLRDELQTQTKLPVIIENDANAAAIAEQWLGVAQNVPNYLSLVLGTGVGGALIINNQVYRGAHARSGEFGWMVVDDDDIDIEMGTLNFRGATVIGLIRRYNQFSTDTVNDAREIFKRAAAGETLAKHVFHSYYYSLAKGIINLMVAFDPEIVVIGGGISANETFMTNLNATIADLHANHNSIKQLKLAPVVPARLRNDAGMIGAVYQLIKRG is encoded by the coding sequence ATGACAATGTATATTGGAATTGATATTGGTGGGACCTCAATCAAGTGTGGCTTGGTTGATGGCAATGGTCATATTAGTCGTAAAGTAACCCGGACAACTGCGACGACTAAATCTGATATCATGGCTGACTTGGTTGCGATGGTTCAAGAGTTACAAACGGATGGCCAGGTTGCGGGAATTGGCGTCAGTATGCCTGGTGTTGTTCAAAGCGATGGCTTTTTGACAACCGCTGGTGCAGTGACCGCATTTGAGCAGATTAATTTACGAGACGAGTTGCAGACCCAAACTAAGTTGCCGGTGATTATTGAAAATGATGCGAACGCGGCAGCGATTGCCGAGCAATGGCTGGGTGTCGCACAAAATGTTCCTAATTATTTAAGTCTAGTCTTAGGAACTGGCGTTGGTGGGGCACTAATCATCAATAATCAAGTTTATCGTGGGGCACATGCACGTTCAGGAGAATTTGGCTGGATGGTGGTTGATGACGATGACATCGATATTGAGATGGGGACGCTTAACTTTCGCGGGGCAACGGTAATCGGCTTAATCCGTCGCTATAATCAATTTAGCACGGACACTGTTAATGATGCTCGCGAAATCTTCAAGCGTGCGGCCGCTGGTGAGACGCTGGCCAAGCATGTTTTTCACAGCTATTACTATAGTTTGGCTAAGGGGATTATTAATTTGATGGTTGCGTTTGACCCAGAAATAGTCGTGATTGGTGGTGGCATTAGCGCCAATGAAACGTTTATGACGAACTTGAATGCGACAATTGCTGATTTACATGCCAATCACAATAGTATTAAACAGTTAAAGTTAGCGCCAGTTGTTCCAGCACGGTTGCGAAATGATGCGGGAATGATTGGAGCGGTGTATCAGTTGATTAAACGCGGGTAA
- a CDS encoding MurR/RpiR family transcriptional regulator: MAFFGYKDIDKLSGVDLAIYRFIVEHDEQIPYMRVRELARGAHVSNSSVMRFIHKIGYDSFPEFKVSLRSETPIQKTDAPGIQFVQPSAFPADITKIIRLAAQLMVNADNIVFVGIGASAALGEYASRQTSSLGFNSYVVKDPFYPLLPQLRNTSNNVLVAVSVSGQTTELVEMLNDFVNNPEVNIVSITSNIESTIARMSRYALTYRATEERIHQYYDLTSQVPCLYIIEALLRELRHQEVIQHRFE; encoded by the coding sequence ATGGCATTCTTTGGCTATAAGGATATTGATAAATTGTCTGGGGTAGATCTTGCAATTTATCGTTTTATCGTGGAACACGATGAGCAAATTCCATATATGCGAGTCCGTGAATTAGCACGGGGCGCACATGTTTCTAATTCGTCGGTCATGCGATTTATTCACAAAATTGGGTATGATAGTTTTCCAGAATTTAAAGTCTCGTTGCGCAGTGAGACGCCAATTCAAAAGACTGATGCACCGGGAATTCAATTTGTTCAGCCTAGCGCCTTTCCGGCCGATATAACGAAAATTATTCGATTGGCAGCACAGCTGATGGTTAACGCAGATAACATTGTGTTTGTTGGAATTGGCGCTTCTGCAGCACTAGGGGAATACGCCTCACGACAGACGTCATCTTTGGGGTTCAACAGTTACGTTGTCAAGGATCCATTCTATCCATTGTTACCGCAATTGCGTAATACGAGTAACAATGTTTTGGTAGCGGTGTCAGTATCCGGCCAAACCACGGAACTTGTCGAAATGCTGAATGATTTTGTGAATAATCCTGAGGTGAATATCGTCAGCATCACCAGCAATATCGAAAGTACGATTGCACGGATGAGTCGATATGCTTTAACTTATCGAGCAACTGAAGAACGGATTCACCAATATTATGATTTAACTAGCCAAGTTCCGTGCCTATACATTATTGAAGCCTTATTACGCGAGCTGCGTCACCAAGAAGTCATCCAGCATCGTTTTGAGTAG